From Triticum urartu cultivar G1812 chromosome 2, Tu2.1, whole genome shotgun sequence, a single genomic window includes:
- the LOC125540857 gene encoding protein STRICTOSIDINE SYNTHASE-LIKE 10-like: MGRRGSASGWLVLLLALLVVSVAPSCSAAEVKTSPTEWSLHLPLPNGVTGAESLAFDARGQGPYTGVSDGRVLKWGGSAVGWTTFAHHANYRKFPMCTVPVAPSEETESLCGRPLGLAFHRKSGDLYIADAYKGLMRVGPDGGEAEVLATTANGVRFNFVNGIDIDQVTGDVYFTDSSVTYPRRFNTEIMMNADATGRLLKYDAQTKQVTVLKDGLPYPNGVAVSYDRTFIVVAHTVPCQAHRYYLQGPKAGHYELLADLPGYPDNVRRDGKGGYWVALNQEKGRPGATTAPVKHLVGVRLDGGGVEVEELTAAKGVTLSEVTERKGQLWLGSVELDYIGLVA, translated from the exons ATGGGGCGCCGCGGATCCGCGAGCGGGTGGCTCGTCCTCCTGCTCGCTCTTCTCGTCGTCTCTGTGGCCCCGTCGTGCTCGGCCGCGGAGGTAAAGACCAGCCCGACGGAGTGGAGCCTCCACCTCCCCCTGCCCAACGGCGTCACCGGCGCCGAGAGCCTGGCCTTCGACGCGCGCGGCCAGGGCCCCTACACCGGCGTCTCCGATGGCCGCGTCCTCAAGTGGGGCGGCAGCGCCGTCGGCTGGACGACCTTCGCCCACCACGCCAACTACAGGAAGTTCCCCATGTGCACCGTGCCTGTGGCGCCGTCCGAGGAGACCGAGAGCCTGTGCGGGCGGCCGCTGGGGCTCGCGTTCCACCGCAAGTCCGGCGACCTCTACATCGCCGACGCGTACAAGGGGCTCATGAGGGTTGGCCCCGACGGCGGCGAGGCCGAGGTGCTTGCCACGACGGCCAATGGCGTCCGGTTCAACTTCGTCAACGGCATCGACATCGATCAGGTCACCGGTGATGTCTACTTCACCGACAGCAGCGTGACATATCCACGAAG ATTTAATACGGAGATCATGATGAACGCGGATGCGACGGGGAGGCTGCTCAAGTACGACGCGCAGACGAAGCAGGTCACCGTGCTCAAGGACGGCTTGCCGTACCCCAACGGCGTCGCAGTGAGCTACGACAGGACGTTCATCGTCGTCGCGCACACCGTGCCGTGCCAGGCACACAGGTACTATCTCCAGGGACCAAAGGCTGGCCACTACGAGCTGCTCGCCGACCTGCCGGGCTATCCGGACAACGTGCGGCGGGACGGGAAGGGCGGCTACTGGGTGGCGCTGAACCAGGAGAAGGGTCGCCCGGGCGCCACCACAGCCCCCGTGAAGCACTTGGTCGGTGTCCGGCTCGACGGCGGCGGCGTGGAGGTCGAGGAGCTGACGGCAGCCAAGGGTGTGACGCTCAGCGAGGTGACGGAGAGGAAAGGACAGCTGTGGCTCGGCTCCGTCGAGCTCGATTATATCGGCCTAGTTGCCTAG
- the LOC125540858 gene encoding desmethyl-deoxy-podophyllotoxin synthase-like, with translation MAMEQAVYLVLALVLPLLLLKHIIKRSGGAGQKLPPGPWRLPVIGSLHHLAGKPLVHRAFADIAHRLGDAPLVYLKLGEVPVVVASSAEAAREVMKTQDVTFATRPWSPTTKILMSDGVGVAFAPYGAHWRQLRKICIMELLSARRVQSFRNVREEEAGRLVAAIAAGAGNGEPVNVSERLAVLIADMTVRAMIGDRFSRREEFLEVLQQGVRILSGFNLGDLFPSSRLIGFVSGSARQAWENHTKGFELIECAIKQHEEVKAAAAASNGDGKEEEQEDLLDVLLRVQKEGGHDAPFTMGSIKCLLVDLFSAGSETSATTLIWAMSELMRNPTIMAKAQAEVRSHLQGKASVTEDDLADLKYMRLVIKETLRLHPSVPLLLPREPTEACKVLGYDVPTGTTVFVNTWAICRDPKHWDAPEEFRPERFESGEVDFKGTNFEYTPFGAGRRICPGMLFAQSSMELALAALLYHFDWELPAGGELDMEEKMGIAVGRKNDLYLYAKVLVPLN, from the exons ATGGCCATGGAGCAAGCAGTTTATCTCGTCTTGGCTCTTGTGCTCCCCCTCCTACTCCTCAAGCACATCATAAAGCGCAGCGGCGGCGCTGGGCAGAAGCTGCCGCCTGGCCCCTGGCGGCTGCCGGTCATCGGCAGCCTGCACCACCTCGCCGGCAAGCCGCTGGTCCACCGCGCCTTCgccgacatcgcgcaccggctgggCGACGCGCCGCTGGTGTACCTCAAGCTCGGCGAGGTGCCGGTGGTGGTGGCCTCGTCCGCCGAGGCCGCGCGTGAGGTCATGAAGACGCAGGACGTCACGTTCGCGACGCGGCCATGGAGCCCCACCACCAAGATCCTCATGTCGGACGGGGTCGGGGTGGCGTTCGCGCCCTACGGCGCTCACTGGCGCCAGCTCCGCAAGATCTGCATCATGGAGCTGCTCAGCGCCCGCCGGGTGCAGTCGTTCCGCAACGTCCGGGAGGAGGAGGCGGGACGCCTCGTGGCAGCCATCGCAGCGGGTGCCGGTAACGGCGAGCCCGTCAACGTCAGCGAGCGGCTCGCCGTTCTCATCGCGGACATGACCGTGCGCGCCATGATCGGGGACAGGTTCAGTAGGCGGGAAGAGTTCCTTGAGGTGCTCCAGCAGGGAGTCAGGATCCTCTCTGGGTTTAACCTCGGCGACCTCTTCCCCTCATCCCGGCTCATCGGCTTCGTCAGCGGCTCCGCCCGACAGGCGTGGGAGAATCACACCAAGGGCTTCGAGCTCATCGAGTGCGCCATCAAGCAGCACGAGGAGGTGAAGGCCGCCGCCGCTGCGTCCAACGGCGACGGGaaggaggaggagcaggaggacCTATTGGATGTGCTCCTCAGGGTACAGAAGGAAGGCGGCCATGATGCGCCTTTTACCATGGGAAGCATCAAGTGTCTATTAGTG GACCTGTTTAGTGCCGGGAGCGAGACGTCGGCGACGACGCTCATCTGGGCCATGTCGGAGTTGATGAGGAACCCAACCATCATGGCAAAAGCACAAGCCGAAGTACGTAGCCACCTACAAGGGAAGGCAAGCGTAACCGAGGACGACCTGGCTGACCTCAAGTACATGAGGCTGGTCATCAAGGAGACGCTCAGGCTGCATCCGTCGGTGCCCCTACTGCTGCCGCGTGAGCCCACCGAGGCGTGTAAGGTCCTCGGCTACGACGTGCCGACGGGCACCACTGTGTTTGTGAACACGTGGGCGATCTGCCGAGACCCCAAGCACTGGGATGCCCCAGAGGAGTTCAGGCCGGAGCGGTTCGAGTCGGGCGAAGTGGACTTTAAGGGAACCAATTTCGAGTACACACCGTTCGGGGCAGGCCGGAGGATCTGTCCGGGGATGTTGTTCGCGCAGTCTAGCATGGAGCTCGCCCTTGCCGCCCTCCTCTACCACTTTGACTGGGAGCTTCCTGCCGGAGGAGAGTTGGACATggaggagaagatgggcatcgccGTCGGCCGGAAGAACGACCTGTATCTGTATGCCAAAGTCCTTGTGCCGCTTAATTAG